The DNA segment CCAACTCCATGAGATTGTGGATAGTCGAGTTGATCCATCTGCGACGTTGCGAGAGGAGAACCTTGAAAGTCTCTGGTACAGTGGTCTTGCAAACGGCTTGGGGAATGAACATCTGCTTTCTCTTGGGGAAAGTCTTCAACATGAGCGTGGACAGATATCGATCTTCTCCGAGGAGCAGCAAGTTCTTCTTGTGCAAGGTGTCCACGACATTCTCCGAATAATGCTCGACGATGTCGGGATTAGCCAGAATAGGGACCCAGTAGTTCTTTCCGCCCTTTGGTGCTTTGATGCGGTACATGCAGAAACAGCCTGGTAAACATGTCACACCACCAAAGACAGACTCGAAAGCCTTGGAAAGATGGTGAGAGATGAAGTATTCGAAGACTTGAATCATGGAAACCCAGGTTGCTCGCTTGTTGGCAATCTTAGTTTCGCCGCAAAGTCCCATGATTTCGGGATCCTTGACCATAGCAGAAACCATGTGAGTGAGCGAATCCGGGAAGACTTTGGTATCGGCATCGACCATCATCACGATCTCGTAAAAATCGGGTGAGATACCAGTGAGTTTCCAGATACCATTGAACATTTCGTACTCCAGCTCGGTCATACGTTCATCGAACATGATCTTTTGCAAGAACGACATAAGCACGATTTGGGAGTCGCGCTTGCCTCGATTGCCGGGCTTCGATGATTTAGCTTCCTCTTCAGTGCCGCACTTGACAACAACGATCATGGGCACGCGCTGTTGACGCTCGACCGGAATTTTGGTGTCGGCGCCATAGTCGTAGAAGCCACAGTACACCTTAGCCATGTTGTGACGCTTACTTCCAGAGGCGACAGCGACGTACGAGTAGGCCTGAACTTGGTCGGGTTGCACTGAAAAGTCCTTCATCATGCTCACACAAGCATCGGGGGTCGACATGGATTCGCCTTTACCTTGGATGAGGCCATCGCACACGACGTAGATCAATTTGTGGCTGTTCGGGTAGTCGGTCATGGCAAGACTGTCCAATGTTGTGCGAATACCTTCAGGTCCTTCAGAGTATGCAGTAACCAAACAGATGGTGTGCGCGAGGGGAAAGCCGTATGGCTGCCAATCTGGAGGAGGTTGCGGCACGACAGATTCGTGGATGAAGCCTTGTGGGCCGCGAGTGTCTACCTCGCCGTGCATCACGCTGCTGTACCTTTGAGCAGAAGACCCATAGTTGCTGGATTCCATCAAGCTGGCGCGGCTCTCTGAGTGTCGTCCATCTGCGCCATATAGTGGAAGGGTACCTTCCGATCGGTTAAGCTGACCATAGACAGCCGCAGCGTTGCCAATGGTGAGCCTGTTGTTCGAGGATGAGGTCACCATGGTTGTTGGCTGCAAGCTACTCTTCCTGTTGCCTCGGTCGATAGCATACGGGCTGGTGAAACGTGACGTTGTTGGCAAAAAGCTGCTGCGCTTGCTCGATCGGTCGGTTCCTGTCGTCGAAGCCGGATCCGTGATCTTCGGAGGCGCACGATAGATATCATCCGACCATTCTTCGATCTGATCCTGCCGttccttcttgtccttgctCATGCTGGTTTTGGCAGCAGCATACTTCTTGCTCAGGAACCATTCAAACAACAAAGCCATGAAAAACTTGGCCAGGACAATACCCAGGATGAAGATCAAAGACACGTAGAGCACGACCTTTGATGCGATACAGCCGACAGTCTCGGTGTCAATCGAGCCCACCTTGATGATTTCCTGAAAGCACTGAGCTGCCTGCTTGTTTTCTCCAGATGCGAATGCCAGAGTGACATCCTTGCCGCGGAGAGCTTCGTTCTGGCGAATCTCATCAAATTTGGCCGGGTAGCTGACTTGGGTCGTGTTGAACCATTCGAGCAGATTGAGGTCGAGAACATCCCCCGAGTATACCATAAGATTGCGAGAGGAATTTCGTACGTCGTCCCAATTAAAATACACATCTCCGGACGACCGAAGGCTGTAAAACGCGTCTCGACCAGTGCGACCAGTGTGACAAGAGTAGCCCAGGTAGTACGGAATAGTCGCATTGGGTGCTGACGAACCATCCTGTTTGAACATGTTGCAAGGGAAGTACCAAGCAAGGTTACCTGAAGCATCAGTGGGGACATCTGAGCCTGGTGCAGCTGTGATGAGACCTTTGCAGGCTCCATTCACGTTCTGGAACAGAAAACTGCCGTCCATGCCTGCTCCAGGCGGGTCCGGATCGAAGAGGACATTGGAGTTGGGAGGGACGCCTCGTGCCAGAGGATGTTGACTTCTGGTCAAGTCATACGCTTGCCCGTGGAAGATCATGTAGCCCGGGCCCACTTTGTTGATGCGTAATCGCAGAGGACCACCTTCTGGACACACCGTAGCCGTGAAACCGAATGTCAAGTAACCCACGAACAGCATGATGAGCAGAATGATGGAGATCAACCCGATCTTCTCGCGCCACGCGCGTTGCGCATCTTTCGCCCGTTTGCCGAAACATCGGAGGAACACATTTGGAGCCCAGAAAGTCACCATGTGGCAATATGTACCCCACAACGTAGGAGTTCCGCTCTCactcttgatcttctgcttgcgctcctctttctcctcgcGCTCTCGCTCTTTCTTGGACAAATTTCGGTGCAGTTTTGCAGGAGTACGCTTGCTTGCACTTCTCCCAGACTTGCCACGCTGAAGGCCCTCCTTTTCATTCAGAGGCACATTCTCTTCTCCCGTCTTGAGCGAAGGATCCGAGCTCAGCGTTTGCATATCTGCTTCGAGCTGTGGATCCCGACCCGTCGTTGAGGGCATGACGTTCATATCCGACTGTTGCACCCGCTTGCGATAGTAATAATCCGGATCGTTGGGGTCCATGCGTCGCCTTTCTGGTCTAACCAGACTCTTTTTGCGATTGAGCTCATCGCGCCTGCTCTGGCCACCGGCCTCCATCATGGGATCACGATCCTGAGGATTCGGAGAGTATGGCGAAGGTGGAATGTTATTCACTCGCACTTCAGGACCATAGCCATCGCCCTTTCGTATTTTCTCGTTGCTAATGCCTCGCGACTGGGCTGGTGGCTGCCGGTGTGAGGAACtttgcctccgccgccgatgGTGGCTGTTCAGGTCCTCCACAGCCCTCTCACGGTGACCGCTGCTCTCGCGACGCTGCCGATGCGAATTCGAGGTGCGGAAGGCTGGATGTTCACGCTCTTCGGGGCCTGCAGATGTTCTACGTTGCCGTGAGCCGGAGGAGCGGCGAGTGTTGTTCGCAGGGCGACCGGACGAGTCTCGCCGACGCGTCGGGTCTGGCCTGTTGTTCGAAGACATTATTCTGGTCTAGCGCTGGCCGAGACCACGCATTCCAGAGCCCTGGCTGTTTCTCGGATATGGACCCCGCTAAGAGTGTTTTCCTGGCTTGTCGTCTCTCGGGCGATTACAATAATACGTTGTTCCGACACCAGGCTGTACGGTGTCCCGTGCGTGAGAGCGGAGGGTACGAAGTGGCGGAGGAGTGTGTGGGGTGGTGGGCGGATCGAGTGTCCAGGACCGCGCGGCCGGGCAGAATGGGTGGCTATTCCTGTTCCTGCGCCCGGATGTTCCTGCGTGCCTGCCTGCACCGAGGGGGTCTCAGCAAGCGACGGCGGAAGGTACTGTGAGGCGAGGGGTGTTTGCTCCAAAACGAGTGTCGCGACGCACACAATAGCAACCGCAGCGAGTGACGATGAAACAGACAGCAACAAGACCGCGCCAACGACGACAACAGCGAGACACTGGGGATGGCGGCGCTGCGGTGGTGAGAACGATGGTTGCCCCGTGCGAAAGAGACGAGGATGTCTGCCTCCGCGCTGCGCTGATTTGTCCAGCAGACGGCCAAGCAACGCTGAGCCCCTGAAGCGCGGCGGGCTAGCAGCTGTCGCAGCGAGCGCGACGAACGTGGTGGCAACGGGTTATTTTCAGCGCTCGGCCTGCGTCGCGGACGAGCGAAGGATCGGACTGCAGGCGCTATCGAGCCGCATCTCTTTCGTGAACAATCGATTCTGCACACACGAGTGTATCCAGACGATCAGGCGAGGGGCAGGGACCAGACAAGACGTGTGCACAACGTGAGGCCGTTGGCGGCAAAGCACAGGGTGTTGCCGTGCGACGCAATTCCTTGTCGGAGATCTCAAACGTTCCCAACTTCGGTTCGCGGCCGGATGCTGCTCCTCAATTGGATATTGCAGCGCGACGGTTGGAAGGCTGCATCGCATAGAGCTTACAAAATGATATAGAAGACGGATCTCGCGTGATCCGGTCTGAACATTCTGCGACTATCGCTCTCACGTACGCACTCTGATTTTGGGTAGCGCGTCTTGGGTCTTGAGTGATGAGATGCACAACAAAATTCTGCCGCATCACCTGCATCTCAAAGTTCCACCGACCACGTTTTCACGCCGTGCCGTCTTCCGAACCAAAGATGGCCATCTTCTCGTGTTCAAGAGGCGACCTCTCCGCTTCCACTGCGACTGTTGCATGCACAATACGCTTCACGACAGCAAAACTCCGCCGCCGACAGCGGTCAATGTAGATCTGCTGATGAGGCTATCGATGTGCTGGGTCTCCTGGTTGGCGCTCATGGTTCTTTTCGGCTCGCCGGCATGTCTCCAGCGAGCCCTGCCATTCGCTTGCTTCCAACGGAGGACACCCTTCACTTCCACCTGGCACACGCAACTCTGCATTGACTCGAGCCATTCGATCGTGCACGCCGCCTGCGCAATCTTGACCACCGATTGAGCTGTCTGCGACACTTCGATCACCGATGCGGCAACTGTCAAAGTGCGCCTGtctgcatctgcatctgaCCAATACTCCCCAGTTTAGTTGTACAGCAGGGAAGCTCACCCTTGCATGTTACCACAGTAGTTTCAGATGGCGTCTTCGTGCTTGCGTAGGCGAGTGAGCATCGTCCAGGTGCTTTTGCGGAGACATCTGCCTTGGGCGACATGGACCGAAGCTGCTCCTGCAACAGAGACAGAAGCTTCTCCATTCATGAGGATCGGTGAGCGCCATCTCCTTAGCAGCGCGCCGGAAAGGGAAGCGGAGAGTTATGTTGGTTCATCCAATTTGAGACGCTGCATGAGCGCGCGTGCGCACGCACAATCCACtcactcgctgctgctggctggctACGTAAGTGAAGAACAGGCAACATAGAAATCCCCCCTCCTGGACCTGGTGTTGTTCCCGCTGCCCGCCGCTCGTTCGCCTTGTTCTCATCCCTCGAGACGCGCGAAACGAGGTAAATCGGGGCGCGGTGGATCTCATTATCGCCGCCTTACCGCCCACGCCGCCCTGCCTCTGCCATCCATCATAGGGGTCCTCCTGACCAGCAAAAGGCCGAAACAGTACCACAGTTCGACGCATTGCCACGAGCGTCGAGTTTGTTTCTGCCGGATACCACCTCAGCCCAGCCCAGCCCGCCTTCTCGTactgctgtgctgctgcgggCGCTGCTCCCTCCTGCTGCCGtcgctcgagctgctgctggaatgCGGAGTTGCAGCGACATCTCCATTCCAATCTTGGCTGCATGCTTGGGGTGAAGTTTGGTACGTAAAGCACGAATTCTGTTGAAACGATACTTTGCGCGGCCCCGACTTGGCCGCTTGTCATTCCTACATTGAGCTCGGCAGAAGGATGAACACGCCGTATCCGCCGCCCGTACTGCGGGAGGTGGTATACTCGACGACGCAATAATGGCTGctgacagcagctgcagagaaCAAAGACGCGCATTggcaaccaccaccacttgCTCATTCTCTTGACGCTGCCTGTtccttcttcatcgccacCACCCTCCTTCGAGCCTCCCCAATTTGAGAAGCGAAGGAGCAATCTGTTTTCCCACCAGCCGTGCCGCCGCCAAAGCCACCCAATTCTTCTAGACTGCGCGCCTCAATCGACAACCTCGCGGCTCTCTGCGCGCCGCGTTCTGGCGCCCGCCGTCCCTGCGTAGCCTCTCCTGCCCTCCGCCCAAAAGAATCGACCAGTGCGCCCCGGTCGACACTCATTTCCGCCCATTGCTTTCGTCACTATCACGAGCTCGTATTTGGTATAGAAGCTTGGTATCCGCGACGATACGAGAACCGCGTATAGAAACATCCTCCACACGAGCCGACCATATAATAGCCTCTCAGAGACCAGCGCCGGCCATGGCGCAGACGCAGGATGCTTTTGCAGCGTCGTACAACAAGCAACTGCCCGACACACCCGACTCGCCAAACAGCGTGCAGTGGGAACCAAAAGATGGTCGATTGACCAGCACCGATACGGCCGTCAGGCCTGGCACGCCCACTTATGGCGAATACTCGCACAACCGAGAAATTTCCAATGCAACGATAGAATCCACCCCTCCACGAGACTCGCCATCAGTGAGGAGAAAGCCCGTTCCGAGTAGTCTACAGCCTGATTATGGGCAAGGACCAGAAGTCCGAATACAGCATGCACCTGCCAGCCCAGTCAATATCAGCCCGGGGCATATGTTCCACATTGAGGGAGAACAGGCGGCAATACAAATGAGCGAGGAAAATCGACGCGCTTCTCGAGACACCGCCACACCAGACTCGGGCTATCGGGGAAGCGTCAGCTCTTTACCGATGAGGCCGGCGCAAAAAAGTTCGATTGGTGAGTCGAGCCATAGTCGGAAGTCATCAGGCTCCTTTGATCCAAATCGcatcgaggaagaaggtgaagatggagagaATGGCAACACCGAGGACAACCCGGGTCTGCAATACCATGCATTTCCGGAGACAGCCAAAAAGCCCAACAATCGAGTTTCCCAAGCAACGACAAATTCGAGCGGTTCTGGTTCGTCAGCCGAAGGCAAACATCGTCCATCCAATTCATACTCTGGGTCGGCGGGTCTTGCGGTACCGCGTACAGGGCTGACAAGGCCCGCATCAGCATATACTCTTGGAGGAGAATTGCGGGGCAGGACACTATCACCATTGAGCGCGAACGAGTCCGACTCGAGCTCGCCCGCAAGAAATGGTCGTGATCTTTCAACGCAACGACGCTCACCTCTTGCCCGCCCGCACAGTTatgtcgagcttcttgcaAATGTCCCGTACAACCAGCAAGTTGCTCCCAGTGGACAGCTCAACAATGCTGGCCTGCAATCAGTGGTTGGAAATGCCGCCAGCCTACTGCAGACGAAGAAAACCCTTGAGATGTACCGCGCGAATGTGAAGAAGACGCACGATGCAGCAGTGCAGTACGAGTTCGCTGTTTTCATGGTCAACTCTGCGCATGAAATAGCTCCTGGAGATGACCTTGATCCCGCGGAATTGATTAACGAAGCTAAGCACATCTTACAAAGACTGGCAGATCGAGCATATCCCTTCGCTCAGTACTATCTCGGGGATGGGTACTTCAGTGGATTGTTCAACAAGGGTAAATCAGACTATGATAAGGCGTTCCCACTTTTTGTTGCAGCTTCGAAACACGGACATGCAGAGGCCGGATATCGTGCAGCTTTGTGCTACGAATTTGGTTGGGGTTGTGCAAAGTCCTACCCCAAAGCTGTACAGTTTTACAAAGCCAGCGCGTCGAAGAATCACCCTGGAGCTGCAACACGACTAGGACTCGCACAGATCAAAGGCGACATGGGTCTTGACTTCAGGATTAGGAATG comes from the Cercospora beticola chromosome 4, complete sequence genome and includes:
- the CHS4 gene encoding Chitin synthase 4 (CAZy:GT2_Chitin_synth): MSSNNRPDPTRRRDSSGRPANNTRRSSGSRQRRTSAGPEEREHPAFRTSNSHRQRRESSGHRERAVEDLNSHHRRRRQSSSHRQPPAQSRGISNEKIRKGDGYGPEVRVNNIPPSPYSPNPQDRDPMMEAGGQSRRDELNRKKSLVRPERRRMDPNDPDYYYRKRVQQSDMNVMPSTTGRDPQLEADMQTLSSDPSLKTGEENVPLNEKEGLQRGKSGRSASKRTPAKLHRNLSKKEREREEKEERKQKIKSESGTPTLWGTYCHMVTFWAPNVFLRCFGKRAKDAQRAWREKIGLISIILLIMLFVGYLTFGFTATVCPEGGPLRLRINKVGPGYMIFHGQAYDLTRSQHPLARGVPPNSNVLFDPDPPGAGMDGSFLFQNVNGACKGLITAAPGSDVPTDASGNLAWYFPCNMFKQDGSSAPNATIPYYLGYSCHTGRTGRDAFYSLRSSGDVYFNWDDVRNSSRNLMVYSGDVLDLNLLEWFNTTQVSYPAKFDEIRQNEALRGKDVTLAFASGENKQAAQCFQEIIKVGSIDTETVGCIASKVVLYVSLIFILGIVLAKFFMALLFEWFLSKKYAAAKTSMSKDKKERQDQIEEWSDDIYRAPPKITDPASTTGTDRSSKRSSFLPTTSRFTSPYAIDRGNRKSSLQPTTMVTSSSNNRLTIGNAAAVYGQLNRSEGTLPLYGADGRHSESRASLMESSNYGSSAQRYSSVMHGEVDTRGPQGFIHESVVPQPPPDWQPYGFPLAHTICLVTAYSEGPEGIRTTLDSLAMTDYPNSHKLIYVVCDGLIQGKGESMSTPDACVSMMKDFSVQPDQVQAYSYVAVASGSKRHNMAKVYCGFYDYGADTKIPVERQQRVPMIVVVKCGTEEEAKSSKPGNRGKRDSQIVLMSFLQKIMFDERMTELEYEMFNGIWKLTGISPDFYEIVMMVDADTKVFPDSLTHMVSAMVKDPEIMGLCGETKIANKRATWVSMIQVFEYFISHHLSKAFESVFGGVTCLPGCFCMYRIKAPKGGKNYWVPILANPDIVEHYSENVVDTLHKKNLLLLGEDRYLSTLMLKTFPKRKQMFIPQAVCKTTVPETFKVLLSQRRRWINSTIHNLMELVLVRDLCGTFCFSMQFVVFIELMGTLVLPAAISFTIYVVALAVKAAITGTEAPVIPLVLLALILGLPGILIVITAHRVSYVLWMGVYLLSLPIWNLVLPTYAFWHFDDFSWGDTRQAVGEKKGAGKGGHTEEGEFDSSKIVMKHWNVFEQERRLRGPQWMDSTQTLYGNGTQGSPSMGSHHQAYPGHERKVSSLMI